ACACGACATTACGATAGGTAATCCGCCGCACCGCTGGCACTTGGGACAGATCAACCCCTAGGCGATCGGCCAGGTCAATGGGAATGTAGGAGTTTCCATTGACCAAGATTCCCTGTTCACCATAGCTTTGGCCGTTCATATTAATGGTCACCGGCGGATAAACCGGCTGGGGCGGTTGAGACGATTCCACATCCTTCAGCCAAGCTTGCACCCCATCGGCAATGCCCAGAGCCAAATCCCGCCGCTGATTTTGGATGATGAAGCGATCGTCGGGATTGGTCAAAAAGCCGATTTGCAGTAACAGAGAAGGCGTCACCAACTGACGGCAGAAGGCGAGATTACCAACCCCCACGGTGGTATCCGGCTTGGCTCCGCGATTGGGCAACTGCGGCACCCGTTTAGTCAACGCCAGCAGCAACAAATCTCCGTGGCGTTTGCGTTGATCATTTTGGTTAATGTAAAAGGCGCTACATCCCCGCACCAAGGGATTGCTGGCGGAATCGGCATGAATTTCCAGGGAGACATCATCGTTGCGGCCCCGCAGGTTAATCCAATCTAGGGTTTGCTGCAAGCTCAAGTCATCGGGGACAGCCAACACCTCCAATCTGCGCGATCGTAGTTCCGTTAAGACCATATCCCGCAGCAAAATCATTTCCCGCGCTTCTGTGGTTCCTCCCGCCACAGAACCTGGATCGGATTTGCCATTTTCTAATCCCCCGTGGGCTGCGGAAAGAAAGATTCGTCCCATACCGATGTCTTCTATGATGCTTGTCCATTATGGACGAAGAATTAGGGAATGCAGCGGCAAGCTCACACGGTTCTATTCCCTACCTTCCGGGTCAGTTCTTTTGCCGCATCACGTTCACAGCATCCAACGGAGTCCCTAAACACGGTTCTTTACGACCATTCTCAACTTGGCGACGGGACACCGCTTCTTGAAAGGTGCGAATCACTTCAGAATCTTTAGGATCTAATAATCGGGCCTCGATCGTGAACCCAATGCCTTTAGAGGATTGATCGCCGATCGGAAAAGGCCCTGATTGCCAAACACCTTTTTTTTGACCGACGGGCAGAATGATTTCCTCGTAGTAATAACGTTTGATGGCGGGGGCGTAGATGCACAACCAGGGACTGTAGCGATCGGGAATCGAGTGAAACGTGCCTTGAAACTTCACCTGCATAGACACTTCACTATTATTAGCAGGAGTCAAAATTTTCAGTTGAGCTTGGGCAACCGGATCATGGGTCGTTTTAAAAAAGCCTTGAAAACTTTCAAACAGTTGCGTTGAAGCCGTCACGATCTCGGCCAGACTCCCCACAACCCCACTCACCACCAGCAATCGACGATTCAAAGGATGCTGCGACAAAATCTCATCCACTGTCTCACCACAAGTCTCGCCACTAGCCGGGGATGACTGGACAGAAGAATTCGGCGTTCGATCGTCACTTTGATCGTCGCTGGGTTGAGGAGAATCAGCCATGACGTAGACCTTTCATTCGGTGGGGCGATTCACTAGGTGGGGCGATGGGTAGAATTTCCCTGGCTTTACACAGTGGCTTTACACAGTGGCTTTACACAACAGAGTCAGCGACACCCAAACCTTGCTGTCAGGATAATTCGGCCCGATTACTCAATTCACTCTTGGAAAGATAATTTAATATTCCGACCTTTCAGGCGATATTTCAGATTGGCCGTCGATCGCCGATGCAAGGGATACTGGCGCGTCTAAAAGATATCCCTGGTCGATCGCCGCTTGCAGCAAAGCCTCTACATAGTCACCTAGCACAGGCGCACCCACTCCGATCGACTGAGCACGGCGGCGCACTTGATCCGCTGTCACCTGATTCTTCTGCCAACTGTGCCCTTGGGTTTGGTAGTTGTGCAGGATAGGTTGCAGGCGATCGAGGGCTGCGGCGAACTGGGCATCCGCTGTTTCCCTCGCTTCAAATTCCTGCCAGAGCGGATAGAGATCCGCTTGGAGTTCGATCGGCAATAGGCCAAATAAGCGATCGGCAGCTTGCTGTTCCCGATCGGCTTTAGTCGTCAGAAGCTGCTCGTCATAACAAAAGGTATCGCCTGCATCAATTTCCACCAAGTCGTGAATCAGCAGCATTTTCAGCACCCGTAGCAAATCCACGGACTGCGCCGCATATTCCTGTAATACGATCGCCATCATGGCCAAATGCCAGGAATGTTCTGCATCGTTTTCCCGGCGGGAACCATCGGTCAGCAAAGTATGCCGCAGCACCTGTTTCAGGCGATCGATTTCCAAAATAAACGTCAGTTGTTGTTGCAGCCGGGGCGAGGCAGGTAGCATTGATCGATCACAGAGGGTTATTGTGCGCTCCCATTGTAGAGCTCGGAAGTGTAGCACTCGGATCATCATCAGCAATCCCAGGTTCACAGTAGCGCTGGGTTGAGGCTGCCTGTTGCAAACTGTAGGAAGCACTGGGTACGAGGATAAACTCGCTGGCTCCGATCGCTTTGGTGAGATCGAGACGATCGGTCTTCTGTGGAGCTGGCGCATTACCCCAGTCATAGGTATAGCCCAAGCCCGTCCAAGGCACTCCCGGCCCACTGCGAAAACTTTGGAAGTAGAGATTTTTGTAAAACGCAGGGTAGTCGGCAATATTTTTCACCGTCGGTTTGCTGGCATTACTGGCATCAAACGTCAGTGCACATTGCCGATCGGTAATACTGGGATTAACGCAGGGACGAAACAGATCCGTCGGACTGACCCACATTTCCACAAACAGGTCATACGGCCAATCGGGATGGAGTCCTAGGTATTGCTTGAGCCGCTGGTTGAGATCGGAGATCGAGGCGTGGGGATATTTTTTTAAATAGTTTTGGCAGAATTCCTTCACCTGCGGGGCCGCCGTCACCCAGACCACAAACGCTTCACTGGCCGATGTATGGGTGGTGGGTTTGATGAAGCGATCGTAGGCCGCTTGGCTTTTCCAAGTCACCACCAGCAGCCGGGTTTTATTGGCATTCCACACCAGTTTGGGATTGTCCGGCGTAATCGGCCAGAGGGAATCTACATTTTCCCCCGGTTCCACCTTGGCCGCATCCTGCACCGCAGATTGGTAGAGAGGATTTACCTGCGGTTGCGGTTGTGGTTGCGGTACCGATGGTGCAGGTGATTGAGCCAACCCTCGGCAGGGAATCAAGGATACTGCACCTAAGGCAAACGCTAGCCAGAATCTTTGCAGAGAACGTTTCATCCTGATTGCACCCTCATCGTGGCTGAAAGATTTCCTTTTAGGGTAGACAATCTCGCTGCAAATTTCCAGATCATACCTGACCAGCTAACAGTTATGGGGAAATTGGTATTAAATTAGTACATAAAAACTATAAAAGAGGGTTAAGTACGCTAAATCTGTTTGAAGCACGCTAAATCTAATGTATGCATGTCTACCGCGTTCTATTCGCCCAGGTAAACCGATTCCTGCCGAAAACCGACTGGAAAACGATCGGATCGATCGCCCAAAAATCCTGTTAAAGTTTAGCCATTCAACCTGAACTGTCCAACCTGCGCACTGCCATGAACGTTCCTCGTCTGCATCCAGACACGATCGAAGCTGTCAAAGAGCGTGCTGATATCTACGATGTCGTTTCGGAACATGTCGTCCTGAAAAAGCAGGGCAAAGATTTTGTTGGTTTCTGCCCCTTCCACGACGACAAACGCAATCCCAGCTTCAGCGTTTCCCCCAGCAAACAGTTTTATTACTGCTTTAGCTGCGGGGCGGGGGGCAACGCGATCAAATTTTTGATGGAGATTGGCAAACGCAATTTCAGCGAAGTGGTGCTGGATTTGGCCAAAAAGTACCAAGTTCCGGTGAAAACCCTGGACGTGGAACAACGGCAGGAACTTCAGCGCCAACTCTCCGTGCGGGAGCAACTGTACGAAATTCTGGCCCTGACTGCAAAGTTCTACGAATATGCCCTGCGGCAACCGACGGGGCAGACCGCACTCAATTATTTAATCCAGCAGCGGCAGCTTTCGGAAGAAACGATTCAGCAATTCCAGCTCGGCTATGCACCGGGCGGCTGGGAAACCCTCTACGGCTATTTGGTAGAGCAGAAAAAATATCCCGTGGCCTTGGTGGAGCAGGCCGGATTGCTGGTACCGCGCAAGGAAGGTGGCGGTTTTTACGATCGTTTCCGGGATCGCTTGATGATTCCAATTTTGGATCTGCAAGGTCGGGTGATTGGCTTTGGGGGCCGATCGCTGGGCGATGAGCAACCGAAATATCTCAACTCGCCGGAAACCGAACTGTTTGACAAGGGCAAAACCCTCTACGGATTGGACAAAGCCCGCGCCGCGATCGCCAAAACCGACCAAGCGATCGTAGTGGAAGGCTATTTTGATGTGATTGCCCTGCACGCCGCCGGGATTACCAGTGCCGTCGCGTCCTTGGGCACCGCCTTGGGCAGCCACCAAGTCCGACAACTCCTGCGCTACACCGAATCCAAACGGGTAGTGTTTAACTTCGATGCCGATCGGGCAGGCGTCCAGGCCACGGAACGGGCGATCGGGGAAGTGGCCAACCTGGCCTACCAAGGTGATGTGCAATTACGGATCCTCAATATTCCCGACGGCAAGGATCCCGATGAATTCTTAAAACACCACGCCACGGCTGATTATGAGCGATTGCTGGATAATGCGCCCCTGTGGATCGATTGGCAAATCCAGCAGGCGATCCACCCCCGAAACCTCCAGCAGCCCGATCAGATGCAGGCGGCCACGGAGGAATTGGTCAAATTACTGGGAAATTTACCTAATCCGACCTTAAGAACCTATTACATCCAGAAATGCTCGGAATTACTCGGCCAGGGCAATACCCGACTCGTCCGGCAGATCGAAGAGAATCTACGGCTCCAGGTTAAAGGGCAACGCTGGCACGGTCGATCGGCCAAATGGCAAACTCCCGGTGACCGATCGCTTCTGGAAGAAGCCGAGTCCCAACTGTTGCAACTGTATCTCCATGCCCCCCAGCATCGTTCCACAATTGTGGAAGTCTTGGAAGAGCGCGATTTGGAATTCAGCCAGTCCCACCATCGTTTTCTCTGGCGACAAATTTTAGAAATTCAAGCCGCGAATCCCACCGCCTCAGAATTTGTCGCGCCGGATGCGCCAGATTTGTTGACTTTGCTGCGCGATCGCTGCACTGAGTTCCCCACGGAAATGACGCAGGTGTATCGCCTGTTTGAACTGGATGAAAAAACCACCACGGATATTCAGCGGGCGGAACTAGTGATTCGTACAGCCGCCGCTGCCATGGAGCGGGTCATGTGCGAAAAGCGTCGCCGACATTTTCTCGATTTGTGGAAAAATACTGACTTCGTGACGTCCCCGGATCTGGGGCAGTATTACCAGCAAAAAGTTTACGCCGAAGATCAACGGATTCGTGAACTCGATCGGCAGCGGCAAGTGAACTTTTCCGATCTCGTGCTCAGCCCTTGGGTAGGCGAGTGACGCCAAACAGAAACCGGGGTTCTTTGGCAAATTTAGGCAAGAAGCCTAGTTGTCCGTAGAACCCCGGTTTCTAACATCCCCAACGCTAGTCGCGCCTATTCATCGCAATACAGCGTTTCGCGAGTCTCTCGACCTGTGACGGAATTGCGGCCTGTGGCCAACTTGCAGAGCAACAGCCGCGTATCTTCCCGCATCTGGGTATCGGTGAAGTCCGCACCGTCAATCTTCGAACTCTCGAACTTGGCATTGAACGCAAAGGCCCCTTCCAAATTGGCATCGCTCAAGTCCGCCTCAGAAATGCGGGCACTGTCCAACGTGGCATTCCGCAGATCCGCACCCACGAGGTTCGATGCTTCCAAATTCGCAGCAAAAAAGCTGACCCCTTGCAGGTTGGCATGGCTAAAATTTGATTCCCGCAGGTTGGCATGGTTGAAGCTGGAATCGGTTAAATTCCGGTTAGAAAAATCTCGGCCTACCAGAAATTCCTTGTTATAGTCCTCTGCCCAGGCTGGAGTCAGCGTGCACAGTAACCCGATCGCGACGATCGCCACCCACAATGCCAAGCGCTGAAACTGTGCAGCAAGCTTTTCAATCCGTATTTCGGTACGCATTTCGGTACGCATTCACCAACTGAATCTTTTCAAACAATCTGCCTATTCTTAGATCGTACATCGGTGGGGCACGGTCGTAACTCGGGGAATCCTAGAAAAGACCGTGAGCAACACAGCCATGAGCAGTCCCTCTTCTACCCATCCCACCCCCGATCCTGGCCTCCTAGGAGAACAGTTAGTGGCCCAATGGGTCGCCACAAAAGGCGGCACTGTCCTGTATCAGCGCTGGCATTGCCGCTTTGGCGAATTAGATGTCGTGGCACTCAATGCCGCTGGCGATCTAATCTTCATCGAAGTCAAAACCCGCCAGCCCTACAACTGGGATTCCGATGGCTCCCTCGCCGTCACCCGTCAGAAGCAAACCAAACTCTGGAAAACCGCCCAAATATTTCTGCTCAAACATCCCCAGCACCGCGATCGCCCCTGCCGGTTTGATCTTGCGTTGGTTCATTGTTCTCCCCGATCGCACAGCCAACCCGATCACCCTGGATTTAGCCGCACGATCGCAAACTACCACTTAACTTTGGTGAATTATTTAATCAACGCCTTGGAATTTAACCAGCGTATCTAACTGACCTGCAACGAATCCCGATGGAACTAAATGGAACTAAACTGACTGAATTGATTCGCTCAAGAGTGATTCGCTCAATTCAGTCCTTACCTAGCTTGCTCAACCCACTCAACCCAAGCATTTAACGCCTAGGCAACCTCATAAAACCGAGAATCTGCTCATCATAAGCACTTCTCCGCTCACCACCTGCCCTAAGCTAAGGTCTCAGGGCAATAACCTAAACCCTGCACAAACTGGCCTCGAAAGGCTTCGATTTCCGCCCGATCGGGTTGGCCATGGGACACCACTGCTATTTGGTAGCGTTGCATCACATCGATCGGCATCTGGCCCATCTCTAACCCCCAAAGGGCCATCTGGACACGAACATTGGGTTCATAGGGAATGCCCAGCTCATTCAGGAAGGCGCGAAAATCACCATCCTGCTGCGGGTTAAGTGGGTGTTCAAACTTAACTCGCACCACCCATCCATCAATTTGATGAATCACCGTCATGAAGAGAAGCGGCAATTGGGTATTCGCATGCAGAAACTCAACAATCCGAAGGGTGAGGCTGGCATTCGCAAGGTAGTAAAGATAATCCATACAAGATGTCCTCGCAAATGCGACACTTTCAATCATCGACGGCAATCCGCTGTAAATGTAGGGGAATATCCCCCAACCTAGGAGCGGGAACCTACCCAAAAAAAGTGAATTTCCAGGGAAGAAATTTTTGAGGCTAAATTTTAGTTAATGTTGATTAAAAAATGTATTAATAGGTACATTTATAAGTCCTAACTTTACAATTACCAACGATTAGTGAAGTTAGTTTTTGGACTCTATCGTTATTGTACACATTCTCCATACTTTACAATTACCAACGATTAGTGAAGTTAGTTTTTGGACTCTATCGTTATTGTACACATTCTCCATAGTTCTATACATTCCCTCTAGTTCCATTCCCCTGTACGCTGATTGTCTAGACTTTGTTCCGATACAATTCCATGGATCTCGATCGCAGCCTCTCGGCCTACGACTACACCTTACCGGAGACACAGATTGCCCAAAATCCCGCCCATCCCAGGGATCATTCTCGGCTGATGGTCATCTCCGATCGCTCCCAGCATCGTCATCAACATTTTTATGAGCTAGAGCAATTCCTCCAACCGGGCGACCTGTTAGTGATGAACAACACGCGGGTGATTCCGGCGCGATTGTACGGCCACAAGCCCACCGGTAGCCAAGTTGAAGTTCTCTTATTGGAGGAAAAAAGTCCTAACCAGTGGCTTGCACTGGTCAAACCGGGTCGCAAGTTACAACCCGGTGCAGTGATTGAATTTACGCCGATCGCCCCCCAGAACACATCCGTGCAATTAGCTGCAACCATCCTCGATCGGGACAGCGCTACGGGAGGCCGACTCCTGGAATTCCGCACTGCAACGAATCAGTCTTTGCTAGAAGTGATTGAGCAATACGGGCACATGCCCTTGCCGCCCTACATCCAGGACAGCCAATCCACCCCGGAGCAATACCAAACGGTCTACGGCGATCGCCTCGGATCCGCCGCTGCCCCCACAGCAGGCTTGCACTTCACCCCAGAATTACTGGAACGGTTAACCCAAAAGGGGGTGGATCGCACATTTGTTACATTACATGTCGGCGTGGGCACCTTCCGTCCCGTGGAAGTGGAGGACATCACCCAGCACGAGATGCATGGGGAGTGGATTGAAGTCCCAGCGGAAACCGTTGAAAAGGTGCGGCAAACCCAAATCAATGGGGGGCGCGTGATTGCCGTGGGAACAACCTCTGCCCGATCGCTCGAAGGAGCCTCCCAGCGATCGGGGAAGCTGGAACCCTACTGCGGCAAAACGGAGATTTTTATCTATCCCGGTTACGATTGGAAAACCGTGGATGGAATGATCACCAATTTCCACCTCCCGAAATCCAGCTTGATGATGATGATCAGTGCACTGATTGGCCGTCAGCGACTGTTGGATCTCTACGCAGAAGCGATTCGTGAGAACTACCGTTTTTATTCCTTCGGGGATGCCATGCTGATTTTGCCCGAGGCCAAAATTTAGCCTGGATCGCTATCCATTTCCGACCACACCACCCGTCACAACAAATTCATCGGATCAATGTCGATCGTTAAGCTGACGGACTGGCCGCAGTACGATCGAAGGGTAGCTAAGTCCGGCAAATTGGGGACACTTCCCAGAGGACTCTTCAGTAATATTTGCCAACGGTAGCGCTGCGCCACTCGTAAAATCGCCGCCGGGGCGGGGCCGAGGAGTTCATAGTTTGCATCCGGTTTTGCATCCAGCTGCGTCAGAACTTGGGCTACCCGATCGGCAGCTTTTTGCACCGCCACGGCATCGGGACTACTGAACTTCAGCAAAATCAGCCGTCCCGTAGGCGGATAATTCAACGCAGCTCTCAGGGGCAATTCCGCTGCTACAAAGGCCGCATAGTCCTGTTTCACCACTGCCTGCACGACGGGATGCTCCGGCGTGTAGGTCTGCAAAATCACGCGACCAGGGTCAGCTCCACGCCCCGATCGGCCCGCCACCTGCAGTAGGGTTTGAAAGGCCCGTTCACTGGCCCGGAAATCCTGGAGATGGAGTAACCCATCTGCCGCCACAATGCCGACCAGCGTCACCTGGGGAAGATCAATCCCTTTGGTCAGCATTTGTGTCCCGACTAGGAGATCCGCGTCCCCATTGGCAAAGCGGGTCAGTAA
The sequence above is drawn from the Alkalinema sp. FACHB-956 genome and encodes:
- a CDS encoding N-acetylmuramoyl-L-alanine amidase gives rise to the protein MGRIFLSAAHGGLENGKSDPGSVAGGTTEAREMILLRDMVLTELRSRRLEVLAVPDDLSLQQTLDWINLRGRNDDVSLEIHADSASNPLVRGCSAFYINQNDQRKRHGDLLLLALTKRVPQLPNRGAKPDTTVGVGNLAFCRQLVTPSLLLQIGFLTNPDDRFIIQNQRRDLALGIADGVQAWLKDVESSQPPQPVYPPVTINMNGQSYGEQGILVNGNSYIPIDLADRLGVDLSQVPAVRRITYRNVVFVKAIELRDYNISVGWDSQTRTVILKSILKICPGSFDRIMEHGKTTELQMMMFLKTNNELAVRDYPDIAKLYREEGSIEGVDYDIAFAQMCLETNYLRFGGDIKASQNNFGALGTVGGGTEGASFASARIGVRAHIQHLKAYASTEPLVQENVDPRFRFVTRGIAPLVGQLSGRWREDLNYGDKILGILRRLYETAGLL
- a CDS encoding HD domain-containing protein, which gives rise to MLPASPRLQQQLTFILEIDRLKQVLRHTLLTDGSRRENDAEHSWHLAMMAIVLQEYAAQSVDLLRVLKMLLIHDLVEIDAGDTFCYDEQLLTTKADREQQAADRLFGLLPIELQADLYPLWQEFEARETADAQFAAALDRLQPILHNYQTQGHSWQKNQVTADQVRRRAQSIGVGAPVLGDYVEALLQAAIDQGYLLDAPVSLASAIDGQSEISPERSEY
- the dnaG gene encoding DNA primase, which codes for MNVPRLHPDTIEAVKERADIYDVVSEHVVLKKQGKDFVGFCPFHDDKRNPSFSVSPSKQFYYCFSCGAGGNAIKFLMEIGKRNFSEVVLDLAKKYQVPVKTLDVEQRQELQRQLSVREQLYEILALTAKFYEYALRQPTGQTALNYLIQQRQLSEETIQQFQLGYAPGGWETLYGYLVEQKKYPVALVEQAGLLVPRKEGGGFYDRFRDRLMIPILDLQGRVIGFGGRSLGDEQPKYLNSPETELFDKGKTLYGLDKARAAIAKTDQAIVVEGYFDVIALHAAGITSAVASLGTALGSHQVRQLLRYTESKRVVFNFDADRAGVQATERAIGEVANLAYQGDVQLRILNIPDGKDPDEFLKHHATADYERLLDNAPLWIDWQIQQAIHPRNLQQPDQMQAATEELVKLLGNLPNPTLRTYYIQKCSELLGQGNTRLVRQIEENLRLQVKGQRWHGRSAKWQTPGDRSLLEEAESQLLQLYLHAPQHRSTIVEVLEERDLEFSQSHHRFLWRQILEIQAANPTASEFVAPDAPDLLTLLRDRCTEFPTEMTQVYRLFELDEKTTTDIQRAELVIRTAAAAMERVMCEKRRRHFLDLWKNTDFVTSPDLGQYYQQKVYAEDQRIRELDRQRQVNFSDLVLSPWVGE
- a CDS encoding pentapeptide repeat-containing protein, whose amino-acid sequence is MRTEIRIEKLAAQFQRLALWVAIVAIGLLCTLTPAWAEDYNKEFLVGRDFSNRNLTDSSFNHANLRESNFSHANLQGVSFFAANLEASNLVGADLRNATLDSARISEADLSDANLEGAFAFNAKFESSKIDGADFTDTQMREDTRLLLCKLATGRNSVTGRETRETLYCDE
- a CDS encoding YraN family protein; protein product: MSSPSSTHPTPDPGLLGEQLVAQWVATKGGTVLYQRWHCRFGELDVVALNAAGDLIFIEVKTRQPYNWDSDGSLAVTRQKQTKLWKTAQIFLLKHPQHRDRPCRFDLALVHCSPRSHSQPDHPGFSRTIANYHLTLVNYLINALEFNQRI
- the queA gene encoding tRNA preQ1(34) S-adenosylmethionine ribosyltransferase-isomerase QueA, yielding MDLDRSLSAYDYTLPETQIAQNPAHPRDHSRLMVISDRSQHRHQHFYELEQFLQPGDLLVMNNTRVIPARLYGHKPTGSQVEVLLLEEKSPNQWLALVKPGRKLQPGAVIEFTPIAPQNTSVQLAATILDRDSATGGRLLEFRTATNQSLLEVIEQYGHMPLPPYIQDSQSTPEQYQTVYGDRLGSAAAPTAGLHFTPELLERLTQKGVDRTFVTLHVGVGTFRPVEVEDITQHEMHGEWIEVPAETVEKVRQTQINGGRVIAVGTTSARSLEGASQRSGKLEPYCGKTEIFIYPGYDWKTVDGMITNFHLPKSSLMMMISALIGRQRLLDLYAEAIRENYRFYSFGDAMLILPEAKI